Proteins encoded together in one Cicer arietinum cultivar CDC Frontier isolate Library 1 chromosome 4, Cicar.CDCFrontier_v2.0, whole genome shotgun sequence window:
- the LOC101502001 gene encoding uncharacterized protein — MGSEGPSAAAAVITVYVTGFKKFHGVSDNPTETIVNNLTEYMKKKGLPKGLVIGSCSILDTAGQGALVPLYQTLQSAIIAKDSESSSSNRIIWLHFGVNSGATRFAIERQAVNEATFRCPDEMGWKPQKVPIVPSDGTVSRIRETTLPVEEISKSLAKKGYDVMTSDDAGRFVCNYVYYHSLRFAEQNGNKSLFVHVPLFFTIDEETQMQFAASLLEVLATIC, encoded by the exons ATGGGGTCTGAAGGTCCTTCAGCAGCTGCTGCAGTAATAACAGTTTATGTAACAGGTTTCAAGAAATTCCATGGAGTTTCAGATAATCCAACAGAGACAATTGTGAATAATTTAACGGAATATATGAAAAAGAAGGGTTTGCCAAAAGGTTTAGTTATTGGAAGCTGCAGCATTCTTGATACTGCTGGACAAGGAGCCCTTGTTCCCTTGTACCAGACATTGCAATCTGCTATTATTGCCAAGGACTCGGAATCTTCAAGTTCCAACAGAATTATTTGG CTGCATTTTGGGGTTAACAGCGGTGCAACAAGGTTCGCGATAGAGCGTCAAGCTGTCAATGAGGCTACCTTCCGTTGCCCTGATGAAATGGGATGGAAGCCTCAG AAAGTTCCCATTGTTCCTTCAGACGGCACTGTTTCACGAATACGGGAG ACTACACTTCCTGTGGAGGAGATCTCCAAGTCGTTGGCAAAGAAAGGTTATGATGTAATGACATCCGATGATGCAGGCAGATTTGTGTGCAATTATGTTTACTATCATTCCCTTCGATTTGCGGAGCAGAACGGAAACAAATCCCTTTTCGTGCATGTGCCGCTCTTCTTTACAATAGATGAAGAGACCCAAATGCAATTTGCTGCTTCGTTATTAGAGGTACTTGCTACAATATGTTAG